One genomic segment of Ascaphus truei isolate aAscTru1 chromosome 23, aAscTru1.hap1, whole genome shotgun sequence includes these proteins:
- the LOC142473151 gene encoding G protein-activated inward rectifier potassium channel 1-like has protein sequence MAALRRKFGEDYHVVTTSVGGGFFPSVKRKRQRFVDKNGRCNVQHGNLGGESSRYLTDLFTTLVDLKWRWNLLIFVMTYTVAWLVMASMWWIIAYIRGDINRAHDDNYTPCVANVYNFPSAFLFFIETEATIGYGFRYITEKCPEGIILFLFQSLLGSIVDAFLIGCMFIKMSQPKKRAETLMFSHDAVISQRDGKLCLMFRVGNLRNSHMVSAQIRCKLIKSRQTPEGEFLPLDQRELDVGFGTGADQLFLVSPLTICHEIDPRSPFFELSQKSLRSEQFEIVVILEGIVETTGMTCQARTSYTEDEVLWGHRFLPVMSLEEGFFRVDYSQFHATFEVPTPHYSVKEHEEKLPLGSPLNSLCSEKYTREKPCSLDYLNVFEEGTSLLPTKLQKLSRGNENAQRHLLRMCASNVERACSTGDLPLKIQRITVSTCNEESLPLKYFRVKPECMTQSTGDLQLQKKAQTMLTLGMMLENNQPPKFRKMNSGYLS, from the exons atgGCAGCGTTAAGAAGGAAATTTGGCGAAGATTACCACGTTGTCACCACTTCAGTGGGCGGCGGGTTCTTCCCTTCGGTCAAACGGAAAAGGCAGAGGTTCGTGGACAAGAACGGGCGCTGCAACGTGCAGCACGGGAACCTGGGGGGGGAGTCGAGCAGATACCTCACGGACCTCTTCACCACGCTGGTGGACCTGAAGTGGAGGTGGAACCTGTTGATCTTCGTCATGACGTACACCGTGGCCTGGCTGGTCATGGCTTCGATGTGGTGGATCATTGCCTACATCCGAGGGGACATCAACCGAGCCCACGATGATAACTACACTCCTTGCGTGGCCAATGTGTACAACTTCCCATCCGCTTTCCTCTTCTTCATAGAGACCGAAGCTACTATTGGCTATGGTTTTAGGTATATCACGGAGAAATGCCCGGAAGGCATCATCCTCTTCTTGTTTCAGTCTCTGCTGGGATCTATCGTGGATGCTTTCCTCATAGGCTGCATGTTTATTAAGATGTCCCAGCCCAAGAAGAGAGCGGAGACTCTGATGTTCAGCCACGATGCGGTGATATCTCAGCGGGACGGCAAGTTGTGTCTGATGTTCCGAGTGGGCAACCTGAGGAATAGCCATATGGTTTCTGCCCAGATAAGGTGCAAGCTTATAAAG TCcaggcagacaccggaaggagaaTTCTTACCGTTGGATCAACGTGAATTGGATGTTGGCTTCGGCACTGGAGCTGACCAGCTGTTCTTAGTCTCACCGCTAACTATCTGTCACGAAATCGACCCCAGGAGCCCCTTCTTTGAGCTGTCGCAAAAGTCATTACGGAGCGAACAGTTTGAGATAGTCGTCATACTGGAAGGAATTGTTGAAACTACAG GAATGACATGTCAGGCAAGGACGTCTTACACGGAAGATGAGGTCCTCTGGGGACACCGATTTCTTCCCGTCATGTCTTTGGAGGAAGGCTTTTTCCGGGTGGACTACTCTCAGTTTCATGCCACATTTGAAGTCCCGACGCCTCATTATAGCGTCAAAGAACACGAGGAGAAATTGCCCCTTGGTTCTCCTCTAAATTCTCTTTGTAGTGAAAAATACACAAGAGAGAAGCCCTGCTCCTTGGACTACCTCAACGTGTTTGAAGAGGGAACCAGCCTACTTCCTACTAAACTTCAAAAACTGAGCCGGGGAAATGAGAACGCCCAGAGACATCTTTTAAGAATGTGTGCCAGCAATGTCGAACGGGCTTGCAGCACAGGAGACCTCCCCTTAAAAATCCAAAGGATTACAGTGTCCACCTGCAATGAAGAAAGCCTGCCCTTAAAATACTTCAGAGTCAAACCCGAATGCATGACGCAGTCCACGGGTGATCTCCAACTGCAGAAGAAAGCACAGACGATGTTAACCTTGGGGATGATGCTTGAAAATAATCAGCCGCCTAAATTTCGGAAAATGAATTCCGGTTACCTATCCTGA